From Ramlibacter tataouinensis, the proteins below share one genomic window:
- a CDS encoding Crp/Fnr family transcriptional regulator, whose product MIDLFKEAAGTLVSSLGTPKGIGIAVLSFFGLSLVITGTFVRSMIRLRTLALASNFCLGASALLASNVVSVLLFVVLILLNAYRLQEIRRLTVKVQKAASDRDLSGIWLRPYMKQHRIAAGTTLFSKGDPAGEIYLLVEGEVELVEIAKIQPVGEIFGEISFFSPQQKRTLTVRCNTNCVLLSMDEPSLKQLYFQNPRFAFEVTRLIATRLSADVMRLSTPAPARAQAAEGEEAFVAGTHR is encoded by the coding sequence ATGATCGACCTGTTCAAAGAAGCGGCCGGCACCCTGGTTTCTTCCCTAGGCACACCGAAGGGGATCGGCATCGCCGTCCTCAGCTTTTTCGGGCTCAGCCTGGTGATCACGGGGACCTTCGTGCGCTCGATGATCCGCCTTCGGACACTCGCGCTTGCCAGCAACTTCTGCCTGGGTGCGTCGGCGCTGCTGGCATCGAACGTCGTTTCCGTCCTTCTGTTCGTGGTCCTGATCCTGCTCAACGCCTATCGCCTGCAGGAAATCCGGCGGCTGACGGTGAAGGTCCAGAAGGCGGCGAGCGACCGCGATCTCTCGGGCATCTGGCTGCGCCCGTATATGAAGCAGCATCGCATCGCCGCAGGCACGACGCTTTTCAGCAAAGGGGACCCGGCCGGCGAGATCTATCTCCTCGTGGAAGGCGAAGTCGAGCTGGTCGAAATCGCCAAGATCCAGCCTGTCGGCGAGATCTTTGGAGAGATCTCGTTCTTCTCTCCGCAGCAAAAAAGGACGCTGACGGTGCGCTGCAACACGAATTGCGTCTTGCTGAGCATGGACGAGCCGTCCTTGAAGCAGCTTTACTTCCAGAACCCTAGGTTCGCATTCGAAGTCACCCGGCTGATCGCCACACGGCTCAGCGCCGACGTGATGCGGCTCAGTACACCAGCGCCTGCCCGTGCGCAGGCAGCGGAAGGCGAAGAAGCCTTTGTGGCCGGGACGCATCGGTAA
- a CDS encoding diguanylate cyclase domain-containing protein — translation MSGRRRPSRPALALARPVVATAQEITFRTQRLEPRLLAGLAAFGVWTAIVLGAGEWTPWGIAGATAAMGVWCLKYPAGRAGAMLLRAALLLTGGFFLECEAVAADLAGPFFLWPVMVTAVYSLLLPSSTVPWLWTLAALEFVAVRLAIPTAFAWQAVLGEAAVLASFCFVCGAAGRAAATVEQQAEVVKRDRQSLLYNDTGFFANGGELFDECRWRKRPFALVLLNSADLRAAAELAGRRAATQLFEQLVKKIAGATPTGGIAARTDSVEFAMALPGLTAAKAAAVMHQQFGQPSKLEVTLKDNRVTVMLDSVVGEISPEVMSLEDLYDRMRVRLRHRANEAASSQPAEPPSTLQGLIEPDPPMPQDARPTLPMTYGEALAVAGRKP, via the coding sequence ATGTCCGGACGCCGCCGCCCCTCGCGGCCCGCGCTGGCGCTGGCCCGTCCAGTCGTCGCCACTGCGCAGGAGATCACTTTTCGAACGCAGCGGCTCGAGCCGCGCCTTCTCGCGGGCCTTGCCGCCTTCGGCGTGTGGACGGCCATCGTTTTAGGCGCGGGCGAGTGGACGCCATGGGGCATCGCGGGCGCCACGGCAGCCATGGGTGTCTGGTGCCTGAAGTACCCTGCGGGCCGCGCCGGCGCCATGCTCCTGCGGGCTGCGCTGCTTCTGACCGGCGGTTTCTTCCTTGAATGCGAGGCTGTCGCGGCCGACCTGGCCGGCCCGTTTTTCCTCTGGCCGGTGATGGTGACCGCTGTGTATTCGCTGCTGCTGCCAAGCAGCACCGTGCCATGGCTGTGGACGCTTGCCGCACTGGAGTTTGTTGCGGTCCGGCTCGCCATTCCCACGGCCTTTGCCTGGCAAGCGGTGCTGGGAGAGGCGGCTGTGCTTGCGTCTTTCTGCTTCGTTTGCGGGGCCGCTGGTCGCGCCGCCGCGACTGTGGAGCAACAGGCCGAAGTCGTGAAACGCGATCGCCAGAGCCTGCTGTACAACGACACCGGTTTCTTTGCAAATGGCGGCGAGCTGTTCGACGAATGCCGCTGGCGCAAGCGCCCATTTGCCCTCGTGCTGCTGAACAGCGCTGACCTGCGCGCGGCGGCCGAACTCGCCGGCCGCCGCGCAGCCACCCAGCTCTTCGAGCAGCTCGTGAAGAAGATCGCCGGAGCGACGCCGACCGGCGGCATCGCCGCCCGCACCGATTCGGTGGAATTTGCCATGGCGCTGCCGGGGCTCACGGCCGCCAAGGCCGCGGCCGTGATGCACCAGCAGTTCGGACAGCCTTCGAAACTGGAGGTGACCCTCAAGGACAACCGCGTCACCGTGATGCTCGATTCGGTGGTCGGAGAGATTTCGCCCGAGGTCATGTCGCTGGAAGATTTGTACGACCGCATGCGCGTTCGGCTCCGCCACCGCGCCAATGAAGCCGCCTCGTCCCAACCGGCCGAGCCCCCCAGCACCTTGCAGGGGCTGATCGAACCCGACCCGCCCATGCCGCAGGACGCGCGACCGACGTTGCCAATGACCTACGGCGAGGCGCTGGCCGTCGCCGGCCGGAAGCCATAG
- a CDS encoding nuclear transport factor 2 family protein: MGVTVEDLQAFADAWNRHDVEALMSFMTEDCAFEASAGPDTCGTRYVGRGAVRAAFSDVWAAFPDAQWRSARHFVAGERGVSEWTFTGTRTDGSRVEVHGCDLFTFRGGQIAVKNSYRKNRPPLPAR; the protein is encoded by the coding sequence ATGGGCGTGACTGTTGAAGACCTGCAGGCGTTCGCCGACGCCTGGAATCGGCATGATGTCGAAGCGCTCATGAGCTTCATGACCGAGGACTGCGCGTTCGAAGCCTCTGCCGGCCCGGACACCTGCGGAACGCGCTACGTCGGCCGCGGCGCCGTCCGGGCCGCTTTCTCCGACGTCTGGGCGGCCTTTCCCGACGCGCAGTGGCGCTCGGCACGTCACTTCGTTGCCGGCGAGCGCGGCGTGTCCGAGTGGACGTTCACCGGCACACGAACCGACGGCTCCCGGGTCGAGGTCCACGGATGCGACCTGTTCACCTTCCGGGGCGGCCAGATCGCGGTCAAGAACTCCTATCGCAAGAACCGCCCGCCGCTTCCGGCCAGATAG
- a CDS encoding ABC transporter substrate-binding protein yields MNTNRRKTLVIGAAALTGPFFIGSARAQGKKEIKLGQTMPYSGPASAYGTIGKLHQAYFKKINDEGGINGTKVNLISLDDGYSPPKTVEQVRKLVEQDEVDALFQTLGTPSNTAIHKYVNAKKVPHLFVATGATKWNDPKNYPWTFGFNLAYQTEGEIYAKYILKNRPNAKIAVLYQNDDYGKDVLAGLENVLKGDKAKMIVAKATYEVTDATVDSQILTLKASGADTMFNICTPKFSAQAIRRVYDSGWRPPLHIVNNVGASVGSVLIPAGLEKSEGIITVQYYKDESDPVWKDDRAMLEWRGFMGKFYPDGNVNDASNVYGYITAQVMTQVLRQCNGNFSRDNIKKQAESLKDWKSGLLLPGITVNTSATDHGPIDQAQLSKWDGKKWVLFGDVLGGGAA; encoded by the coding sequence ATGAACACGAATCGACGCAAGACGCTCGTGATCGGCGCGGCAGCGCTCACCGGGCCCTTCTTCATCGGCAGCGCCCGTGCGCAGGGCAAGAAGGAGATCAAGCTCGGGCAGACCATGCCTTACAGCGGCCCGGCGTCGGCCTACGGCACGATCGGCAAGCTGCACCAGGCCTACTTCAAGAAAATCAACGACGAGGGCGGCATCAACGGGACCAAGGTCAACCTGATCTCCCTGGACGACGGCTACAGTCCGCCCAAGACCGTGGAGCAGGTGCGCAAGCTGGTCGAGCAGGACGAGGTCGACGCCCTGTTCCAGACGCTCGGCACCCCCAGCAACACGGCTATCCACAAGTACGTCAACGCCAAGAAGGTGCCGCACCTGTTCGTGGCCACGGGCGCGACCAAGTGGAACGACCCGAAGAACTATCCGTGGACCTTCGGCTTCAACCTCGCCTACCAGACCGAAGGCGAGATCTACGCCAAGTACATCCTCAAGAACCGCCCCAACGCGAAGATCGCCGTTCTCTACCAGAACGACGACTACGGCAAGGACGTGCTCGCCGGCCTGGAGAACGTGCTCAAGGGCGACAAGGCCAAGATGATCGTCGCCAAGGCCACCTACGAGGTGACCGACGCCACGGTGGATTCGCAGATCCTCACGCTCAAGGCGTCGGGCGCCGACACCATGTTCAACATCTGCACGCCGAAGTTCAGCGCGCAGGCGATCCGCCGCGTGTACGACTCCGGCTGGCGCCCGCCGCTGCACATCGTGAACAACGTGGGCGCCTCGGTGGGCAGCGTGCTCATCCCCGCCGGCCTGGAAAAGAGCGAAGGCATCATCACGGTGCAGTACTACAAGGACGAATCCGACCCCGTCTGGAAGGACGATCGGGCGATGCTGGAGTGGCGCGGTTTCATGGGCAAGTTCTATCCCGACGGCAACGTGAACGACGCCAGCAATGTGTATGGCTATATCACGGCGCAGGTCATGACGCAGGTGCTCAGGCAATGCAACGGCAACTTCAGCCGGGACAACATCAAGAAGCAGGCCGAGAGCCTGAAGGACTGGAAGTCGGGCCTGCTGCTGCCCGGCATCACTGTCAACACCTCGGCGACCGACCACGGCCCGATCGACCAGGCGCAGCTGTCCAAGTGGGACGGCAAGAAGTGGGTGCTGTTCGGCGACGTTCTGGGCGGCGGGGCGGCCTAG